The following coding sequences lie in one Fimbriiglobus ruber genomic window:
- a CDS encoding C-terminal binding protein, whose translation MSERFRVVITDFINDDRAPEREILGDIADIVAMDAYAEADLVGKLDDAHAIMIYHNIELSRPTIERLRHCKLIVRCGVGFDNVDRVAARSRGIPVANVPDYGTEEVADSAIAMALTLARGVHLCNSRLQRKAGPWSYSQTVPLHRLRGRVFGIIGFGRIGMAAAVRAVALGMDVVFYDPLKPDGYDKATGVRRAETLDELLAQSHIVSLHCLLSNDTRHIIDAAAIAKMPKGSYLVNTARGACVDLSAIPDAIRSGHLAGAAIDVLPHEPPTDDHPLLVAWRDPNDPCYDRLIVNPHSAFYCEEGLRDMRVKGAQACRRALLDIPMRNIVN comes from the coding sequence ATGTCCGAGCGGTTCCGCGTCGTCATCACCGACTTCATCAACGACGACCGCGCGCCCGAGCGCGAAATCCTCGGCGACATCGCCGACATCGTGGCGATGGACGCCTACGCCGAGGCCGATCTGGTCGGCAAACTCGACGACGCCCACGCGATCATGATTTACCACAACATCGAGTTGTCCCGCCCGACCATCGAGCGGCTGCGGCACTGCAAACTGATCGTCCGGTGCGGGGTCGGGTTCGACAACGTCGACCGCGTGGCCGCTCGGTCCCGCGGCATCCCGGTGGCCAACGTCCCGGATTACGGGACCGAGGAAGTCGCGGATTCCGCCATCGCGATGGCCCTGACCCTCGCGCGGGGCGTTCACCTCTGCAACTCCCGGCTGCAGCGGAAAGCCGGGCCGTGGTCGTACAGCCAGACCGTGCCCCTCCACCGGCTGCGCGGCCGCGTGTTCGGCATCATCGGCTTCGGCCGCATCGGGATGGCGGCGGCGGTGCGGGCCGTGGCGCTCGGCATGGACGTAGTGTTCTACGACCCGCTCAAGCCGGACGGGTACGACAAGGCGACCGGCGTCCGTCGGGCCGAGACGCTGGACGAATTGCTGGCGCAGAGTCACATCGTCAGCCTGCATTGCCTGCTGTCAAACGATACGCGGCACATCATCGACGCCGCCGCGATCGCGAAAATGCCGAAGGGTTCGTACCTGGTGAACACCGCCCGCGGAGCCTGTGTCGATCTGTCCGCTATCCCGGACGCGATTCGATCGGGCCACCTCGCCGGGGCCGCGATCGACGTGCTGCCGCACGAACCGCCGACCGACGATCACCCGCTGCTGGTCGCCTGGCGCGATCCGAATGACCCGTGCTACGACCGGCTGATCGTGAACCCGCATTCCGCGTTCTACTGCGAGGAAGGGCTTCGCGACATGCGCGTGAAGGGTGCCCAGGCGTGCCGACGGGCGTTACTCGATATCCCGATGCGCAACATCGTGAACTGA
- a CDS encoding glycosyltransferase, which translates to MLVHDWLTGMRGGEKCLESACRMWPDAPLYTLLYSPGSVTPTIEEHDIRAGILNRLPGVSRYYRYLLPVMPASASWRIPDCDAVLSFSHCVAKSAIPPVGVPHISYCFTPMRYAWHLRESYFGRGRFGRLRSAAVDVLLARIRDWDRRTADRVTHFLAISHTIQDRIKECYGRDSEVIYPPVDTDFFTPAAVDREDYYLVVSALAPYKRFDLAIEACNRLGKKLVVIGSGQDAARLRAMAGPTVTWMEWQPDEVIRDHLRRCKAVLFPGEEDFGIVPVEAQACGTPVIAFGRGGATETLRPLGECADPTGLFFHDQSVDALVEAVIRFEREAGEFDPRVARRNAVPFRKERYEAELFGYVEKVIGGPAPAQPRRAA; encoded by the coding sequence ATGTTGGTCCACGACTGGCTGACCGGGATGCGGGGGGGCGAGAAGTGCCTCGAATCCGCGTGCCGAATGTGGCCGGACGCGCCGTTATACACCCTCCTCTATTCGCCGGGGTCCGTCACGCCGACGATTGAAGAACACGACATCCGGGCGGGGATTTTAAATCGCCTGCCGGGCGTATCCAGATACTATCGCTATCTCCTTCCGGTTATGCCTGCTAGCGCGAGCTGGCGAATTCCCGACTGCGACGCGGTTTTGAGTTTCAGCCACTGTGTCGCCAAATCCGCGATCCCGCCGGTCGGCGTGCCGCACATTAGTTATTGTTTCACGCCCATGCGGTACGCCTGGCATCTCCGCGAGTCGTATTTCGGCCGCGGGCGATTCGGTCGGTTGCGCTCCGCCGCGGTCGACGTTTTGTTGGCCAGGATTCGCGACTGGGACCGGCGGACGGCCGACCGCGTCACGCATTTTCTCGCGATCAGCCACACGATCCAGGATCGGATCAAGGAGTGTTACGGGCGGGACAGCGAGGTCATTTACCCGCCCGTCGACACCGATTTCTTTACGCCGGCAGCCGTCGACCGCGAAGACTACTACCTCGTTGTCTCAGCGCTTGCCCCGTACAAGCGGTTCGATCTGGCGATCGAAGCGTGCAATCGACTTGGCAAAAAGCTGGTCGTCATCGGCAGCGGTCAAGACGCGGCCCGTCTCCGCGCGATGGCGGGACCGACCGTGACCTGGATGGAATGGCAGCCGGACGAGGTGATCCGCGACCACCTGCGGCGGTGCAAGGCCGTTTTATTCCCCGGCGAAGAGGACTTCGGCATCGTGCCGGTCGAGGCCCAAGCGTGTGGGACGCCGGTAATCGCGTTCGGCCGCGGCGGCGCGACCGAAACGCTCCGCCCCCTGGGCGAGTGTGCAGACCCGACCGGGTTGTTTTTCCACGACCAGAGCGTGGACGCCCTGGTCGAAGCGGTGATCCGTTTCGAGCGCGAGGCTGGCGAATTCGACCCACGGGTTGCCCGGCGGAACGCCGTGCCGTTCCGCAAGGAACGATACGAGGCGGAACTGTTCGGCTACGTCGAGAAAGTCATCGGCGGCCCGGCCCCGGCTCAGCCACGGCGGGCCGCCTGA
- a CDS encoding transglutaminase family protein, translating to MSRSIPSWRSLARLSDDELNGYDVAAVNLACAADLPGADRIDFARCLDRLDGWANAVGEYTDRMLPQFRRSPQRYENSEAYFRALAMITVLQRDLGVRYNPAKIAPDAPFDTADSFIHGVLQGDGGTCATLPVVYAAVGRRLGYPIRLSSTRGQVFAHGFARWDDQTTGVRFNIEAMNRGLSTPPDDYYRHDPRHRLYHLTPDAEREGCYLVSKTPRMELAGFLAARAARWDDARNWWRCVDSWAWAASLVPANEHVRNSLRRAMTAWDAELRRTKPLGFPDILVRADVRLFPDTLPLELERTIFGLTAVHHLLTDPRLETKYWARMRRGDIAHTPTRATATFAPNESCSIDLVFH from the coding sequence ATGAGTCGATCCATTCCGTCCTGGCGGTCGCTCGCGCGGCTCTCGGACGACGAACTGAACGGCTACGATGTCGCGGCCGTGAATCTGGCGTGCGCGGCCGACCTCCCCGGGGCCGACCGGATCGATTTCGCCCGCTGCCTCGACCGGTTAGATGGGTGGGCGAACGCGGTGGGCGAGTATACGGACCGGATGCTCCCTCAGTTCCGCCGAAGCCCGCAGCGGTACGAGAATTCGGAGGCATACTTCCGCGCACTGGCAATGATTACCGTCCTCCAACGCGACCTCGGAGTGCGCTACAATCCGGCCAAGATCGCGCCGGATGCCCCGTTCGACACGGCCGATTCGTTTATCCACGGGGTCCTTCAGGGTGACGGCGGCACATGTGCGACACTCCCGGTGGTGTACGCGGCCGTCGGCCGGCGATTGGGCTACCCGATCCGGCTGTCATCGACGCGAGGCCAGGTGTTCGCCCACGGGTTTGCGCGGTGGGACGACCAGACCACGGGCGTGCGGTTCAACATTGAGGCGATGAACCGGGGATTGTCCACGCCGCCGGACGATTATTACCGCCACGATCCGCGCCACCGCTTGTACCACTTGACCCCGGACGCGGAACGGGAGGGGTGCTACCTCGTGTCGAAGACGCCCCGGATGGAGTTGGCGGGCTTCCTGGCCGCCCGGGCGGCGCGGTGGGACGACGCCCGGAACTGGTGGCGGTGTGTGGATTCGTGGGCGTGGGCCGCCTCGCTCGTCCCGGCCAACGAACACGTCCGCAACTCCCTGCGGCGGGCCATGACCGCCTGGGACGCCGAACTGCGGCGCACGAAACCGCTCGGGTTTCCGGATATACTGGTCCGGGCCGATGTCCGCTTGTTTCCAGACACCCTGCCGCTGGAATTGGAGCGGACGATCTTCGGCCTGACGGCGGTTCACCACCTGCTCACCGATCCGAGACTGGAAACCAAATATTGGGCGCGAATGCGGCGGGGCGACATCGCCCACACGCCGACCCGGGCCACCGCGACGTTCGCGCCAAACGAATCCTGTTCGATCGACCTGGTGTTTCATTAA
- a CDS encoding RHS repeat-associated core domain-containing protein produces MFDPSLGRWLTEDPVGYDAGDPNLYRFVGNDPTDLVDPSGLAPEAKSGIKIKVVQGQDTQGQHTYPTATANWSIDGMPALPANLTYVTLVDMKWKIGTCDKCDKKGETTAEGGYKMWFAGVDVYSKPKGGVNLGPKHGGQNEFNNGNNKVAGYPSFENQAQLDQYLANSFGVQGTQGTLSITVTVRGFSGLQLAGFNPKLKKEYAGPTESPGSMPNPGARPAGGVWPSVPTMPNRLRDWRPRQLADWTDQPPPFWGGKNDFEYSQSATLTWDYCGDKLNSETK; encoded by the coding sequence ATGTTCGACCCTTCACTCGGGCGCTGGCTGACCGAAGACCCCGTCGGGTACGACGCGGGCGACCCGAACCTGTACCGCTTCGTGGGCAATGACCCGACCGACCTCGTGGACCCGTCGGGGTTGGCACCGGAAGCCAAATCGGGAATCAAGATTAAGGTGGTCCAAGGGCAGGATACTCAAGGCCAACATACATACCCGACGGCAACGGCGAACTGGTCGATTGACGGGATGCCAGCTTTGCCTGCTAATCTGACTTACGTCACTCTGGTCGACATGAAGTGGAAAATTGGCACCTGCGATAAGTGCGATAAGAAAGGCGAAACGACGGCCGAAGGCGGCTACAAAATGTGGTTCGCGGGTGTTGACGTTTACAGCAAACCCAAGGGAGGGGTTAACCTGGGTCCAAAGCATGGCGGACAAAATGAGTTTAATAACGGTAACAACAAAGTTGCCGGCTACCCTTCTTTTGAAAATCAGGCTCAGTTAGACCAGTACCTTGCAAATTCCTTCGGCGTTCAAGGAACGCAAGGCACGCTCTCGATTACGGTTACCGTGCGCGGCTTCAGCGGGCTTCAACTCGCCGGATTTAATCCGAAGTTAAAAAAAGAGTACGCCGGTCCTACGGAATCACCCGGCTCGATGCCCAATCCGGGAGCCAGGCCTGCAGGAGGGGTTTGGCCATCGGTTCCCACCATGCCGAATCGGCTTCGCGATTGGCGCCCCCGCCAGTTGGCGGACTGGACCGACCAGCCACCGCCTTTCTGGGGAGGGAAAAATGACTTTGAATATTCCCAATCAGCGACACTCACTTGGGATTACTGTGGTGACAAACTGAATTCGGAAACGAAATGA